The Salvelinus fontinalis isolate EN_2023a chromosome 39, ASM2944872v1, whole genome shotgun sequence genome has a window encoding:
- the LOC129838674 gene encoding myogenic factor 6-like — MVDLFETNTYFFNDLRYLEGDHGPLQHLDMAGVSPLYHGNDSPLSPGGDPSETGCDSSGEEHVLAPPGLQPHCEGQCLIWACKVCKRKSAPTDRRKAATLRERRRLKKINEAFDALKKKTVPNPNQRLPKVEILRSAINYIEQLQDLLHTLDEQEKTPQNGSYNYNVKEHHASNKEYHWKKNCQNWQTSADHSNAPMTNQREGFTESSASTSLLRLSSIVDSISSEEKPTCNEEVSEK, encoded by the exons ATGGTGGACCTTTTTGAGACCAACACTTATTTCTTCAACGATCTGCGCTATCTCGAGGGAGATCATGGACCATTGCAGCACTTGGACATGGCGGGGGTGTCCCCTTTGTACCACGGGAATGACAGCCCGTTGTCACCTGGGGGGGATCCGTCCGAGACTGGATGTGACAGCAGCGGAGAGGAGCATGTCCTCGCACCCCCAGGTCTTCAGCCACACTGCGAGGGACAGTGCCTCATCTGGGCTTGTAAGGTTTGTAAAAGAAAGTCTGCACCGACCGACAGGCGCAAAGCGGCCACTCTCAGGGAAAGAAGGCGGCTCAAGAAGATCAATGAAGCATTCGATGCGTTGAAGAAAAAGACCGTGCCCAATCCGAACCAGCGCCTGCCCAAAGTGGAGATTTTACGCAGCGCCATAAACTACATCGAGCAATTGCAGGACCTGTTGCATACACTGGATGAGCAAGAAAAAACGCCCCAAAATGGCTCATATAACTATAACGTGAAAGAACACCAT gCGTCCAATAAGGAGTACCATTGGAAGAAGAACTGTCAAAACTGGCAGACCTCAGCTGATCATTCCAATGCACCAATGACGAATCAGAGAGAAG GTTTCACGGAGTCCTCAGCGTCCACCAGCCTTCTTCGCCTGTCATCAATCGTTGACAGCATCTCAAGTGAAGAGAAACCGACTTGCAACGAAGAAGTCTCAGAAAAATAA